The Thermacetogenium phaeum DSM 12270 genome segment TCCCCACACCCAGAAAAACACCGGCCAGCGCCGGCCAGAAAAGATGGGAGGGAAGAACGGCCGTCGTCACCACCAGAGGAACTGTCAAGGGAGCCAGGTCGCTGAGCAAAGCGCGACCGGCAGACAGCCCGATTAGGAAATAAAACAGGTACCACCCCGGCGCGACATTTGCTGCCGCCAAAATCGTTGCCAGCTGCCTTAGCCGGCCGACCAATACGGTCACGGCTACCCCCCCTGCCGTCTTAATCCCCAATATTATAATTCAACATTGGTTAAAATATTGGGGATTTTTGGCAGGGATAGCCTTTTTACGACGACACGGAGAAGCAAAAATCCCACCCTTTTTGCGGTGGGATTCGACGCTGGTGACCCGTAGGGGATTCGAACCCCTGTTACCGGCGTGAAAGGCCGGTGTCTTAGACCACTTGACTAACGGGCCAGCCTGGTAGCGGCGGCTGGATTCGAACCAGCGACACTGCGGGTATGAACCGCATGCTCTGACCAGCTGAGCTACGCCGCCATTTTCGATTTTGGTAGCGGGGGATGGATTCGAACCATCGACCTTCGGGTTATGAGCCCGACGAGCTACCGCTGCTCCACCCCGCATCGACACTTAACATTATGCATAAAAATATGGACTCTGTCAAGAGCAATTAGGAGGCGTCCGCAGAACGACCAGAGTTTCGTTCACAGCACTTTGGTCGGTTAAAAAAGATATTGCAAAAAGTAGGTATCTCTAAATTATTATGGTTGTGGTGTAAAAAACCTTTTTGCCCTCGAAAATCTAATAACAAGCCCCGTCTAATGCTTTGTCGTTTCAAGAGCCTACCTGAGATATTACACTGCCCCGGCAGCATTGATAAAGATCAGACGCATAGCCTAGATCAGCCCCCAGATCCGGGCGTCCTCCTGCCCCAGACGCCAGGCAGCAAATCCCGGCAGGCCCAGCGTCCGGATCAGGCCGAGTTTGACCGCGAAGCTGCGGGCATCCTCAAACCAGACAATATGGCGGGTGCCGTCGGCAGTGTAAGTATAGGTTGACTCCTGTGCCTGTTCGTCGTAAATGATGGGAACTCCGTAGCGCCGGGCGCGGGCAACGGCCTCGGCGTGGGAAAGGGTTTCCGGAAACCCTCCTTCCTCCTGCCAGTCATAACCGTAGACAGCCATTCCCAGCTTAATCTTCTCTCGGGGAATTTCTGTCAGAGCAAAATCGAGCACTCTTCGCACAAAGCCGATCGAGGCAATGGGCCCAGGCACGGTAAAGTGCTCATCATAGGCAAGAATAAAAACCTGATGGCTGTACTGCCCCAGGGCGGCGTAGGAGAAGGCACCGGAGAAGGGGTGCTGGGGGTCGTCGGAGAGTTTGGCCGGCGCGGATATGGTCACGAGAAACCAGGGGGCAAGCCGTGAATAAAGTTCCCTCATGAAGGCGTTGAGGTACGGCCGGTCCGCGGGAGGGACGAATTCAAAGTCGATATTGACCCCGGCGAAGGATCTGGATGCCAGCACCACTTCGATACTATCCACCAGCCGGCGGCGGAGGGTTGCATCGACCAGCAGATCGTGAATGATGGCACCCAATTGAGG includes the following:
- a CDS encoding glycosyl hydrolase family 18 protein codes for the protein MERLWFYVNVPDARSSFLQHLDKIDALVPFWFGVTQEGGLLDQSAPDVERTAKENDVPIIAIVHNYSDPQLGAIIHDLLVDATLRRRLVDSIEVVLASRSFAGVNIDFEFVPPADRPYLNAFMRELYSRLAPWFLVTISAPAKLSDDPQHPFSGAFSYAALGQYSHQVFILAYDEHFTVPGPIASIGFVRRVLDFALTEIPREKIKLGMAVYGYDWQEEGGFPETLSHAEAVARARRYGVPIIYDEQAQESTYTYTADGTRHIVWFEDARSFAVKLGLIRTLGLPGFAAWRLGQEDARIWGLI